Proteins encoded together in one Ferrovum sp. PN-J185 window:
- a CDS encoding RNA polymerase sigma factor, which produces MATAQELSTFLTEVQQRAFKHALFAVKDEASALDLVQESMFKLAEKYSHLPAAELPPVFQRILQNTIRDYYRRQKIRNWWTPLFSSFQNQDEETTDQEWIEQLHQQPEQATRPDNSLEQKQVIEIIEKAVEKLPLRQREAFLLRYWEGLDVRETAEAMGCSEGSVKTHSSRALASLTALLRQKGITP; this is translated from the coding sequence CTGGCTACAGCACAAGAATTGTCGACATTTTTAACGGAAGTTCAACAACGGGCTTTCAAACACGCTCTATTTGCCGTTAAAGATGAGGCATCAGCATTAGATTTAGTGCAAGAGTCCATGTTTAAATTGGCTGAAAAATATAGCCATCTTCCTGCAGCAGAATTACCCCCTGTATTTCAACGTATTTTACAAAACACCATTCGTGACTATTACCGTCGTCAAAAAATACGCAATTGGTGGACGCCCTTATTTAGCAGCTTCCAAAACCAAGATGAAGAAACAACAGACCAAGAGTGGATTGAACAACTTCACCAGCAACCAGAGCAAGCAACACGACCAGACAACTCATTAGAACAAAAGCAAGTTATTGAAATCATTGAAAAAGCTGTAGAAAAGCTACCTTTACGTCAACGCGAAGCTTTTTTGCTGCGTTATTGGGAAGGACTCGATGTGAGAGAGACGGCAGAGGCCATGGGTTGCTCTGAGGGTAGCGTTAAAACCCATAGCTCTCGCGCCCTAGCAAGCTTAACTGCTCTACTCCGTCAAAAAGGAATAACACCATGA
- a CDS encoding DUF3619 family protein: MNDEQIIQFVRNSLNHSSQQISDKTREKLDKIRENALKISLKNNKKPAYTGYSIALSSDTLRQQFVAIVSSLLLISAIATYSAWIHEKNEDDQGFLDAKLLASDLPIQAFTTSELSQWLEK; this comes from the coding sequence ATGAATGATGAGCAAATAATTCAATTTGTGCGCAACTCGCTAAATCATAGTAGCCAGCAAATTTCTGATAAAACACGTGAAAAACTCGATAAAATCCGAGAAAATGCGCTTAAAATAAGCTTAAAGAACAACAAAAAACCAGCTTACACTGGTTACAGTATCGCCTTGAGTAGCGATACACTGCGCCAACAATTTGTTGCCATTGTCAGTTCTTTATTACTTATCTCAGCCATAGCAACTTATAGTGCTTGGATACATGAAAAAAACGAGGATGATCAAGGTTTTTTAGATGCCAAATTATTAGCCAGTGATTTACCAATTCAAGCTTTCACCACCTCAGAGCTTAGTCAATGGTTAGAAAAATAA
- a CDS encoding DUF3106 domain-containing protein: MVRKIILIVMTSGLILFTSFIPAHEPNMHWDSLSPEQQRILEPAHTNWEHLSLQRRQRLINAAKHYNKLNAQQQKRFQKNIIVWSKLPTDAQERARKNYKKWHHLPKAKKEAIKSQWSEKHTTPEPNTINP; this comes from the coding sequence ATGGTTAGAAAAATAATCCTCATCGTGATGACCAGTGGGCTCATTTTATTCACGTCATTCATTCCGGCCCATGAACCTAATATGCATTGGGATAGTTTGAGTCCTGAACAACAACGTATTTTAGAGCCTGCTCACACTAACTGGGAACATCTTTCCTTACAAAGACGGCAACGTTTAATTAATGCTGCAAAACATTACAATAAACTCAATGCCCAACAACAAAAACGTTTCCAAAAAAATATTATTGTTTGGTCTAAACTGCCCACGGACGCGCAAGAAAGAGCACGTAAAAACTATAAAAAATGGCATCATTTACCTAAAGCTAAAAAAGAAGCCATCAAATCTCAGTGGTCTGAAAAACACACTACCCCAGAACCAAACACGATCAACCCCTAA
- a CDS encoding RDD family protein — MPANISTRLICLVYETLIVLGLGVLSGLPFVYLTDYPHHPELRSWYRGYLFIIYAIYFAYQWHHTGQTVAMKTWRLKIIDRQTHTPPTYLQALRRYVLATCLLFSGISLIWLVIDRQHRWLHDILSGTETVRIQPTNVAPAND, encoded by the coding sequence ATGCCGGCTAACATTTCTACTCGTCTGATCTGCCTTGTCTACGAAACACTTATCGTACTTGGACTTGGCGTACTCTCTGGGCTCCCTTTCGTCTACCTAACTGATTACCCACATCATCCAGAGCTGCGCTCATGGTATCGTGGGTATCTTTTTATTATCTACGCCATCTACTTCGCTTACCAATGGCATCACACAGGACAAACTGTGGCCATGAAAACCTGGCGTCTAAAAATAATCGATAGACAAACACACACTCCCCCAACTTATTTACAAGCATTGAGACGCTATGTTCTAGCCACCTGTTTATTGTTTTCGGGGATAAGTTTGATATGGCTTGTTATTGACAGGCAACATCGCTGGCTACACGACATATTAAGTGGTACTGAAACCGTCCGCATACAACCTACAAACGTTGCTCCTGCCAACGATTAA
- the lptG gene encoding LPS export ABC transporter permease LptG, which produces MRLLHRYLAREVIFGTALVFAALVSLFSFFDFIHELNDLGKGSYQITQIVVYVLLAMPGHGYELFPIAALIGTLYGLNNLAQHSEITVMRASGMSKAQLNQSMIKIGLYFVLFAFVLGEFIVPATEEAAQQWRLKALNNFVATQFRSGIWVKDSGSFINVREMLPDNSLHDIRIYRFDDNRRLKEISRAHKATFISEHKWRLIKVEHTFFNQDGVSVSQDASEEWNSVLTPSVLSTLLVEPEQMSIWNLFGYIKHLKENNQQTSRFEIAQYSKLIYPFSILVMMMLAVPFSLSRPRSGAVGTRMLIGIALGLSFYLLSRFFAYLGQLNDWWPLFSTITPSLMFLLLAFAINRWQEQRL; this is translated from the coding sequence GTGAGGTTATTACATCGTTATCTTGCCCGAGAGGTCATATTTGGGACGGCACTGGTGTTTGCTGCATTGGTGTCGTTGTTTTCTTTTTTCGATTTTATTCATGAATTGAATGATTTGGGTAAAGGCAGTTATCAGATTACTCAAATTGTTGTGTATGTATTACTCGCCATGCCAGGGCATGGCTATGAATTATTTCCTATCGCTGCTTTAATTGGCACCTTGTATGGTTTAAATAATTTAGCGCAACACTCTGAAATTACTGTGATGCGAGCTTCAGGTATGTCTAAAGCACAGCTCAATCAGTCGATGATTAAAATAGGGCTGTACTTTGTTCTCTTTGCTTTTGTATTGGGGGAGTTTATCGTTCCAGCTACCGAAGAAGCAGCTCAACAGTGGCGTTTGAAAGCATTAAATAATTTTGTGGCCACTCAATTTCGTTCGGGTATTTGGGTTAAAGACAGTGGTAGTTTTATCAATGTACGTGAAATGTTGCCGGATAACTCGCTGCATGATATTCGTATTTATCGTTTTGATGATAACCGCCGCTTAAAGGAAATTTCTCGTGCTCATAAGGCGACGTTTATTAGTGAGCATAAATGGCGTTTAATCAAAGTTGAACATACTTTTTTTAATCAAGATGGAGTCAGTGTGAGCCAAGATGCCAGTGAGGAATGGAACTCGGTGCTGACTCCTTCGGTGCTATCTACTTTACTGGTGGAGCCTGAGCAAATGTCCATATGGAATTTGTTTGGTTACATTAAACATTTAAAAGAAAATAATCAGCAAACCAGTCGTTTTGAAATTGCTCAATATAGTAAGTTAATTTATCCGTTTTCTATATTGGTCATGATGATGTTAGCGGTGCCATTTTCTTTATCAAGACCTCGCTCAGGAGCCGTGGGAACGCGTATGTTAATTGGTATAGCGCTTGGTTTAAGTTTTTATTTACTGAGTCGTTTTTTTGCATACCTAGGGCAATTAAATGACTGGTGGCCATTATTTAGTACTATTACCCCAAGCTTAATGTTTTTATTATTGGCCTTTGCTATTAATCGTTGGCAGGAGCAACGTTTGTAG